In the genome of Armatimonadota bacterium, one region contains:
- a CDS encoding sugar phosphate isomerase/epimerase: protein MKINCCWLYAINKYGYPPSIQDTHRVLGEMAALGFDAVELEGVREENLRAVYSARADLRVRCNDLGLRMMNFCPVLPDLVSTDSERRRHALELFKIATELTVYFAAPTVQVDSYAAPVEFVRHRPYDDAVDFKRQFDVRIPAGFSWERAWGALVDGVRACVAIARDAGLRVCLEPRVGEMVSNTDALLRLIEQIGDPALGAVLDTGHLHAQKEILPLSVEKLGRRIFYVHASDNDGRDNEHLAPGRGTVDWEALIRGLRSHGFDGYVGIDVGGVPDLDEQYREAYAYIRALLERVGGDTA from the coding sequence GTGAAGATAAACTGCTGCTGGCTGTATGCCATAAACAAGTACGGCTATCCTCCTTCAATCCAAGACACGCACAGGGTGCTCGGCGAGATGGCTGCCCTGGGCTTCGACGCGGTCGAACTGGAGGGTGTGCGCGAGGAAAACCTGCGCGCCGTCTACTCCGCGCGCGCAGACCTCCGGGTGCGATGCAATGATCTGGGTCTGCGCATGATGAACTTCTGCCCGGTGCTTCCGGATCTCGTCAGCACCGATTCGGAGCGTCGCAGGCACGCCCTCGAACTGTTCAAGATCGCAACTGAGCTTACGGTCTACTTCGCAGCCCCGACGGTTCAGGTGGACAGCTACGCGGCGCCGGTGGAATTCGTGCGCCACCGACCCTACGATGACGCCGTGGACTTCAAGCGCCAGTTCGATGTGCGGATTCCGGCGGGGTTCTCATGGGAGCGCGCCTGGGGCGCCCTTGTTGATGGAGTCCGCGCCTGCGTGGCAATCGCCCGTGACGCGGGACTACGCGTGTGCCTGGAACCCCGGGTTGGCGAGATGGTGAGCAACACCGATGCGCTGCTGCGCCTGATCGAGCAGATTGGCGACCCCGCGTTGGGCGCAGTGTTGGATACCGGCCACCTGCACGCCCAGAAGGAGATCCTGCCTCTGTCGGTTGAGAAGCTCGGGCGGCGCATATTCTACGTTCACGCATCGGACAACGACGGCCGCGACAACGAGCATCTTGCACCTGGCCGCGGGACCGTGGACTGGGAGGCGCTCATCCGCGGATTGCGCAGCCACGGCTTCGACGGCTATGTCGGGATTGACGTCGGTGGCGTGCCCGACCTCGACGAGCAGTACCGCGAAGCGTACGCTTACATCCGCGCGCTCCTTGAGCGCGTGGGCGGTGATACGGCGTAG